Proteins from a single region of Hordeum vulgare subsp. vulgare chromosome 6H, MorexV3_pseudomolecules_assembly, whole genome shotgun sequence:
- the LOC123404610 gene encoding receptor-like protein EIX1 produces MAEPRQQVRARMILTMCFLLFFHQSWSAQAGSLCVPGERDALLDFKAGLTDPTNSLSSSWRGMECCRWTGVVCSNRTGHVVTLQMHARHVGGEIRSSLLTLRHLKRLDLSGNDFGGEPIPELIGALGRGRLTHLDLSYSNFGGRIPPHLGNLSNLVSLKLEYMAHAIYSPDIAWVSRLTKLQVLRVSQVDLGAAIDWTHAINMLPSLMELDLRSCGLQNSMPSTMLPNLTSLETLTLDGNSFNTSLGPKSWVWDLPSLQELSLTSCGIDGQLPDAVGKLTSIRKLSLASNKFDGMVPLTLKNLKKLQRVDLSSNFINMDVAELLHRLAADELQYLDLGHNRLTGSVPVGIRELINLKGLSLTHNNLHGTISQSIGELHALESVDLSHNEISGEIPTSISALTSLNLLDLSYNNLTGAIPTGNQLQALDDPMFIYIGNPGLCGPPLPRSCLRTDIIANAPGKHDRGMSDVLSLYLSMCIGFVAGLWIVFFGFLFKRRWRVGWFSFTDRVYNRAYVQVAVGWACLARKMSQG; encoded by the coding sequence AGGCAGCAGGTCCGAGctaggatgatcctaaccatgtgcttcctcctcttcttccaccaGAGTTGGTCGGCCCAAGCAGGCAGCCTCTGCGTCCCCGGTGAGCGGGACGCGCTTCTCGACTTCAAGGCCGGCCTCACCGACCCCACCAACTCTCTGTCGTCGTCGTGGCGTGGCATGGAGTGCTGCCGGTGGACGGGCGTCGTCTGCAGCAACCGGACCGGCCATGTCGTCACGCTTCAAATGCACGCGAGGCACGTCGGAGGTGAGATACGCTCCTCCTTGCTCACCTTACGACATCTGAAACGGCTGGATCTCTCCGGCAACGACTTCGGCGGCGAACCCATCCCGGAGCTCATCGGCGCCCTCGGCCGCGGGCGCCTCACGCATCTCGACCTCTCCTACTCCAATTTTGGCGGTCGGATTCCTCCCCACCTCGGCAATCTCTCGAACCTGGTCAGCCTTAAGCTCGAATATATGGCACATGCCATCTACTCGCCTGATATCGCATGGGTGTCACGCCTCACGAAACTACAGGTCCTCCGCGTGTCCCAGGTGGACCTCGGCGCTGCCATCGACTGGACTCATGCTATCAACATGCTCCCATCTTTGATGGAGCTTGATTTAAGGTCTTGTGGGCTTCAAAACTCTATGCCTTCCACCATGCTTCCCAATCTCACATCCCTAGAGACCCTCACCCTTGATGGGAACTCCTTCAACACATCTCTTGGGCCCAAAAGTTGGGTTTGGGATCTTCCTAGCCTCCAAGAGCTTTCCCTAACTAGCTGCGGAATCGATGGACAACTCCCTGATGCGGTAGGGAAGTTGACCTCCATTCGAAAATTGTCCCTTGCTTCCAACAAGTTCGACGGCATGGTGCCGTTgaccttgaagaatttgaagaaacTACAACGGGTCGACTTATCCTCCAACTTCATCAACATGGATGTAGCAGAGCTACTCCATCGGTTGGCAGCAGATGAGTTGCAGTATCTGGATTTGGGGCACAACCGTTTGACAGGGAGCGTACCAGTTGGTATACGTGAGCTCATAAATTTGAAGGGTTTATCGCTGACCCACAACAACCTACATGGTACGATATCCCAAAGTATAGGTGAGCTACACGCATTGGAATCTGTTGATCTCTCACATAATGAGATCTCTGGTGAAATCCCTACAAGTATATCAGCTCTAACATCACTAAACCTATTGGACCTGTCATATAACAATCTGACCGGAGCTATACCAACTGGGAACCAATTACAAGCGTTGGATGACCCGATGTTCATATACATTGGCAACCCAGGTCTATGTGGTCCACCTCTCCCAAGGAGTTGCTTACGAACTGACATAATTGCAAACGCTCCTGGAAAACATGACAGAGGAATGAGTGATGTGCTCTCGTTGTACCTCAGCATGTGCATAGGATTTGTAGCAGGTCTCTGGATCGTTTTCTTTGGCTTCCTGTTCAAGAGGAGATGGAGGGTTGGTTGGTTTTCATTTACGGACCGCGTGTATAATCGAGCTTATGTGCAAGTGGCTGTGggttgggcttgtttggcaagaaaAATGAGCCAAGGATGA